In Deltaproteobacteria bacterium, the genomic stretch TTCGTGGTGAAAAGTTTCCAGGCCTTGCAGTCGCACATACCCATCGATATTATTCCCCGCGAAGGAGACATTTTGTAATGGCCGGTAGGACCCTGTACGACAAAATTTGGGAGTCGCACACCGTTGGCATTTTGCCGACGGGGCAGACGCAACTCTTTATTGGACTCCATCTGATTCACGAAATCACCACGGCGCCGGCCTTCGACATGCTGCGCGAAAAGGGCTTGGACGTGGCGTTTCGCGATCGGACCTTTGCCACCGTCGATCACATCGTGCCCACCGATATTCGCAAGCGGCCGTTTCTCGATCAGGAAGCCGAAGAGCTGACGCAGGCTCTGGAGAAAAACGTCCAGCAATTCGGCGTCGAGTTCTTTGGTCTCGACAGCATGAACCAAGGCATCGTCCACGTGATCGGCCCGCAGCTGGGCTTGACGCAGCCGGGTATGACGCTCGCCTGCGGCGACAGCCACACCAGCACCCATGGGGCCTTTGGGACTTTGGCTTTTGGCATCGGCACCAGTCAGGTGCGCGACGTGCTCGCGACTCAGACCTTGGCGATGGACAAGCTCAAAGTCCGGCGTATCAATATTACCGGCGCCCTGGGAACCGGCGTGTACGCCAAGGATGTGATTCTCCATATTATTCGAAAACTCGGCGTCGGCGGCGGCAAGGGCTTCGCCTACGAGTACGGCGGCCCGGTGATTGATCGCATGAACATGGAACAGCGCATGACCGTCTGTAATATGAGCATCGAGGGCGGCGCGCTGGTGGGTTACGTCAATCCCGATCAAACCACTTTCGATTTTATCAAAGGCCGGCCCCACGCGCCCAAAGGCGCGGCGTTCGACAAAGCGGTGGCTTATTGGAAGTCGGTGGCGAGCGATGCGGACGCGAAATTTGACGACGTTGTGAATTACGAAGGCAAAGATATCGAGCCGACGGTGACCTGGGGTATCAATCCAGGGCAGTCGGTCGGCGTTTCTGAAAAGCTGCCCAAGCCGGAGGAAACTACCGATCCCGACGGCGCCAAAAAAGCCTACGAGTTTATGGGCTGGGCTCCTGGGGCTCCGATCGCAGGCACGCCGATTAATGTCGCTTTCATTGGCTCCTGCACAAATGGTCGGCTGGAAGATTTCCGTGCGGCCGCCAGAATCGCCAAGGGGAGAAAGGTCAATCCTTCGGTACGCGCGCTGGCGGTGCCGGGTTCTGCCGAAGTAAAAAAATTGGCCGAGCAAGAAGGGCTGGATAAAGTTCTCAGCGAAGCCGGTTTCCAGTGGCGTGAAGCTGGCTGCTCGATGTGCTTGGCGATGAATCCGGACAAGCTCAACGGCCGGGAAGTGTCAGCCTCCTCTTCGAATCGCAATTTCATCGGCCGCCAGGGCAGCCCGACGGGCCGCACGATGCTGATGAGCCCGGCGATGGTGGTG encodes the following:
- the leuC gene encoding 3-isopropylmalate dehydratase large subunit, coding for MAGRTLYDKIWESHTVGILPTGQTQLFIGLHLIHEITTAPAFDMLREKGLDVAFRDRTFATVDHIVPTDIRKRPFLDQEAEELTQALEKNVQQFGVEFFGLDSMNQGIVHVIGPQLGLTQPGMTLACGDSHTSTHGAFGTLAFGIGTSQVRDVLATQTLAMDKLKVRRINITGALGTGVYAKDVILHIIRKLGVGGGKGFAYEYGGPVIDRMNMEQRMTVCNMSIEGGALVGYVNPDQTTFDFIKGRPHAPKGAAFDKAVAYWKSVASDADAKFDDVVNYEGKDIEPTVTWGINPGQSVGVSEKLPKPEETTDPDGAKKAYEFMGWAPGAPIAGTPINVAFIGSCTNGRLEDFRAAARIAKGRKVNPSVRALAVPGSAEVKKLAEQEGLDKVLSEAGFQWREAGCSMCLAMNPDKLNGREVSASSSNRNFIGRQGSPTGRTMLMSPAMVVAAALNGKVVDVRQYE